AGGACCTGACCGCCCGAGGCGGTGAATACGGCGCGGATAACCGGTTCCGGCCCCGTCGCCGTACGCTGGGTACCTTATCCGAGCGGAGCGCCCCGCGTTGCGTCGGGGCGTAAACCCACCCCCTCCGGGCGACGATCCGGGGACTGTCGAAGTGAGACGGCACACGCGGGACACCCGACCGGCCGTTCAGACCGCGAGCATGTCCGGCGTGACCGCCGCTTCGGTATCGGGGATGCCCAGGTCGCGGGCACGCTTGTCGGCCAGCGCCAGCAGCCGCCGGATCCGCCCGGCGATCGCGTCCTTGGTCAGTGGAGGGTCGGCCAGCGCGCCCAGCTCCTCGAGGGACGCCTGACGGTGCTCCAGGCGTAGCTGCCCGGCCGAGGTGAGGTGGTTGGGTGCCTCCTCGGCGAGGATCTCCAGCGCCCGGGTCACCCGGGCGGCGGCGGCCACCGCCGCGCGGGCCGAGCGGCGCAGGTTGGCGTCGTCGAAATTGGCCAGTCGGTTGGCGGTCGCCCGCACCTCCCGGCGTACCCGACGCTCTTCCCAGGCCAGCACGCTGGAATGGGCGCCGATCCGGGTGAGCAGGGCGGCGATCGCGTCCCCGTCCTTGACCACCACCCGGTCGACCCCACGCACCTCGCGGGCCTTGGCGGTGATTCCGATCCGGCGGGCCGCCCCGACCAGGGCGAGGGCCGACTCCGGGCCGGGGCAGGTGATCTCCAGCGCGGAGGAGCGGCCCGGCTCGGTCAGCGAACCGTGCGCCATGAACGCACCCCGCCAGGCGGCCACCGCGCAGCAGACGTTCGCCGCCACCACGTGCGGCGGCAGGCCGCGTACGGGACGGCCCCGGACGTCGAGCAGCCCGGTCTGGCGGGCCAGCGCCTCGCCGTCCTTGACCACCCGGACGATGTAGTGGCTGCCCTTGCGGAGGCCGCCGGAGGCGAGCACGTGAATCTCGCTCGGGTAGCCGTACACCTCCGCGATCTCGCGCCGCAACCGCCGGGCGACCGCGCCGGTGTCCAGCTCCGCCTCGACCACCACCCGCCCGGAGACGATGTGCAGTCCGCCCGCGAACCGCAGCAGGGCGGCCATCTCCGCTCGGCGGCAGCAGGGTTTGGGCACGTCGACCCGGCTCAGCTCGTCCTTGACCGCAGCCGTCATCGCCATTGTCGTCACCTCGTGGCCGGTTCCGGCGTGATGCCGGTGATTCGTACGTGCTTAACGATTGGCACCCAGGACAGGCACCAGCGCGGCTCCCAGTGCGGCAGGATCATGTCGTGGACTACCGTCCTCGACCGCCACCGGTGCGACCACCAGCCGCGCACCCAGCGATTCTGCCGCACGATGGACCGGTTCGGGGTCACCTACCGCTTTCCCGTCGGCGAGAACCAGGTCGACCCGCAGTTCCGGCAGGTACCACCGGAGCGCGGCGAGGTGGTCGGCGACCGAGAGACCGAGTGTTTCCTGCTCCGCCGCCAGGTTCAGGGTGACCAGCCGGCGGGCCGGGCTGGCGACGATCGCGGCGGCCAGCTCCGGCACCAGCAGGTGCGGGATCACGCTGGTGTACCAGCTCCCCGGACCGAAGATCAACCAGTCCGCCTCGCAGACCGCCGCCACCGCCTCGACGCAGGCACGGGGACCGGCCGGGGTGAGCCGTACGGACTCGACCCGCCCCTGGGTCACCGCCACCGAGTGCTGGCCGCGTACGGTCCGCAGCTCGTCCGGCCGGGTCGGATCGGCGCCGCGTACCCGGGCCTCGATCTCGACCTGCTGGCAGGACATCGGCAGCACCCGCCCGACCGCGCCGAGCATGGCGCCGGCGTGGTCGAGTGCGGCCACCGGGTCGCCGAGCTGCTCCATCAGACCGAGCAGCACCAGGTTGCCGACCGCGTGGCCGGCCAGGGGGTCCGCACCCGGGGGCCGGGCGCCGTTGCCGTGGGCGAAGCGGTGCTGGAACAGTTCGGCGCTGCGCCGGGTGGCCGGCTCCTCGTCGGCCAGGGCGACCAGGGCCTGTCGCAGGTCGCCCGGTGGCAGTGCGCCGCGTTCGGCGCGGAGCCGGCCGCTGGAACCGCCGTCGTCGCCGACCGTG
The Micromonospora pisi DNA segment above includes these coding regions:
- a CDS encoding gluconeogenesis factor YvcK family protein; this encodes MTAIKVVAFGGGHGLAASLRALRRCAPDLELDITAVVTVGDDGGSSGRLRAERGALPPGDLRQALVALADEEPATRRSAELFQHRFAHGNGARPPGADPLAGHAVGNLVLLGLMEQLGDPVAALDHAGAMLGAVGRVLPMSCQQVEIEARVRGADPTRPDELRTVRGQHSVAVTQGRVESVRLTPAGPRACVEAVAAVCEADWLIFGPGSWYTSVIPHLLVPELAAAIVASPARRLVTLNLAAEQETLGLSVADHLAALRWYLPELRVDLVLADGKAVGDPEPVHRAAESLGARLVVAPVAVEDGSPRHDPAALGAALVPVLGANR
- the whiA gene encoding DNA-binding protein WhiA, with amino-acid sequence MAMTAAVKDELSRVDVPKPCCRRAEMAALLRFAGGLHIVSGRVVVEAELDTGAVARRLRREIAEVYGYPSEIHVLASGGLRKGSHYIVRVVKDGEALARQTGLLDVRGRPVRGLPPHVVAANVCCAVAAWRGAFMAHGSLTEPGRSSALEITCPGPESALALVGAARRIGITAKAREVRGVDRVVVKDGDAIAALLTRIGAHSSVLAWEERRVRREVRATANRLANFDDANLRRSARAAVAAAARVTRALEILAEEAPNHLTSAGQLRLEHRQASLEELGALADPPLTKDAIAGRIRRLLALADKRARDLGIPDTEAAVTPDMLAV